A window of Actinomadura viridis genomic DNA:
GCCCGAGCCGCTCTACCTGCGCCGTCCCGACGCCAAGGAACCCGGCCCGCGCAAGAAGGTGACGCCCCGATGACCCGTCCACCCGGCGGCGCGGGCCCGGACGCGGGCCCGGACGCCGTGGCCCTGCGGCCGATGACCGCCGCGGACCTGCCCGCCGTCCTCGAACTCGAACGGATCCTGTTCCCCGAGGACGCCTGGTCGGAGGCGATGCTGCGGGAGGAACTGGAGCACCAGCCCGCCACCCGCCACTACGTGGTCGCCGAGGTCGCGCCGGAGGCCGGCGGCGGGCTCGCCGGTTACGCCGGGCTCGCCGCGTCCGGCGGGCAGGGCGACGTCCAGACCATCGGGGTGCTGCCCGCGCGGCAGGGCACCGGGCTCGGCGCGGCCCTGCTCACCGCGCTGCTGGACGAGGCCGCGAGGCGCGCCTGCGATGAGGTATTCCTGGAGGTACGGGCCGGCAACGACCGGGCCCAGCGCCTCTACGAGCGGTTCGGCTTCGAGCGGATCGGCGTACGCAAGCGCTACTACCAGCCCTCCGGTGCCGACGCCATCGTGATGCGCCGCCAGCTCCACGCCGCCCGGCCCCGTCCGAACCACCCCATCGGCTTCTCGCGGGAGGACCAGTCACAGTGATCCGAGACTCCGAGCCCCTGGTGCTGGGGATCGAGACCTCCTGCGACGAGACGGGCGTGGGGATCGTCCGGGGCTCCACCCTGCTGGCCGACGCCATCGCCTCCAGCGTGGAGGAGCACGCGCGGTTCGGCGGCGTCGTCCCCGAGGTGGCCTCGCGGGCGCACCTGGAGGCCATGACCCCGACCGTGGAGCGGGCGCTGGCCGACGCCGGGGTGACCTTCCGGGACGTCGACGCGTTCGCGGTGACCGCCGGGCCCGGCCTCCCCGGGGCCCTGATGGTCGGTGTGGCCGCCGCCAAGGCGTACGCGCTGTCCCTGGGCAAGCCGCTGTACGGGGTGAACCACCTGGCCGCGCACGTGGCCGTCGACCAGCTCGAACACGGTCCGCTGCCCAAGCCGTGCGTGGCCATGCTGGTGTCGGGCGGGCACTCCTCGCTGCTGCTGGTCCCCGACATCGCCACCGAGGTGCGGTCGCTGGGCGCCACCGTCGACGACGCGGCGGGCGAGGCGTTCGACAAGGTCGCCCGGGTGCTGGACCTGGGGTTCCCGGGCGGGCCGGTCATCGACCGGATGGCGCGGGAGGGCGACCCGGCCGCGATCGGCTTCCCGCGCGGGAAGTACGACGACGGTACCTACGACTTCTCCTTCTCCGGGCTGAAGACCGCCGTCGCGCGCTGGGTGGAGGCCAGGGAACGCGCCGGGGAGCCGGTGCCGGTGGCCGACGTGGCCGCCTCCTTCCAGGAGGCGGTGGTGGACGTGCTGACCCACAAGGCCCTGAAGGTCTGCCGTGACAACGGGGTGAAGGACCTGCTCATCGGCGGCGGCGTGGCGGCCAACTCGCGGTTGCGGGCCATGGCCCAGGAGCGCTGCGACGCCGCCGGGGTGCGGCTGCGGGTGCCGCGGCCCAAGCTGTGCACCGACAACGGCGCCATGGTGGCCGCGCTCGGGTCCGAGCTGGTGAGCGCGGGCCTGGCGCCGTCGGAGCTGGACCTGCCCGCGGACTCCAGCCTGCCGATCGGCTCGATCACCCTCTGACGGGTCCGGACCCGCTACCCGCTCCGAGCCCACCCGAGGCCCGCCCGAGCCCGCCCGAGCCCGTTCTGAGGCCATCCGAGCCCGTCCTGCGCCCTCTCAGGACCCCTCTAGCCCCCTCTGGCCCCTCTAGGCCCCTGGCGTGGACGGGCCCAGCTCGGCGAGCAGCGCGGCCAGGTAGTCCTCGACCAGCGGGATCTTGGCCTCGTCGAGGATCCGGCCGTCGTCCTCGGGCAGCAGGTCGAGCAGGCAGCGGACGTCCCAGTAGGGGTGGTGCGGGTAGCCGCCGGAGACCTGGTCGAACTTGGTCAGGAAGCGTTCGGCGGCGGGCGGGCCGTAGCGCAGCGCGAGGGCGAGCCGCATGTGGGCGATGTCGACGGCGGCGGGCCCGTAGGAGGTCTCGGACCAGTCGACGATGCCGGTCAGCCTGCCGTACGACCACAGCGTGTTGTCGGGCTGGTAGTCGCGGTGGATGAAGCGGTAGGGGGCGTCCGGCGCGGGCCCCGCCGCGGCGGTGAAGGCGCGTTCCCACAGGGAGGGACGCTGCGCGCCGCGGGGCGCGGCGGGCCGGTCGAGCCGGTTGTACGGGACGTACGGGGGCATCGTCGACGCGCCGCCCCGGGCGTGCACCGACAGCAGCGCGGCGGCGAGCTGGATGAGGTATTCGGGCAGGTCGTCGGGGGCGGGCCGGGGCGGATGGCCGACCAGCCGGCTGATCAGCAGCGCGGGGGCGTCGCAGTAGGCGCCGGCGGGGTCGGCGGCCACCAGCGTCGGCGTGGGGACCTCGCAGCCGGTGAGCAGGGTCAGCGCCGCGATCTCGCGCTCGGGCGAGAACTCCGGGTCGGCGGAGCGCGCGAGGCGCCCGCCGGTGCCACCGGACGGGCCGCCCCTGCCGGGGACCCAGCGGCGCAGGACCAGCCGGTGCGGGCTGCCCGAGCGGCTCTCCACCAGCAGCGCGTGGTTGGCGTGCGCGCAGCCGCCCGGAAGCGGGCGGATCATGCGCACCTCGGCGCCACGGCCGAGGCACTCCTCCACCCAGCGCAGGGTGGCGCGGGTGGGCGGGCTGCCGGCCGGGCGGCAGGGTGCCGATGCGTGGGTCACGGCATCCATGAAAACGGATCCCGAGGGGTATTGGGAGTGATTTTGCGAAGACGGAACGTAACAAAGTGCACGTCATCGTGGGCCTCCGTCCGTTACTCTTCGGACTCTTCACTGGAAGCCGGACAAAGCGTCGGGTGATCGGTCAGGGGCGCCCCTCGCCTGCGGCCCGCCGCGGGCGCCCCCGACCGAGATCGTTCCGGGACCGTTCCGGGGTGCTCAGTCCTTGCCCTCGCGGCGCGGGCGCAGCAGCGCCTCGGCCAGGGCGAGCACGGTCTCCTCCAGCGTCGACAGCCGCTTGAGCATGTCCTCGTGGACCGAGGTCACCTGCTTGGAGACATGGTCGTGGACGGCGTCGACCTTCCTGCCGACCTCGTCCTGGACGGTCTCGAACCGCCGTCCCACCTCCGCCTGGACGGCCTCGGCCCGCCGCCCCACCTCGTCCTGCACCCCGTCCACCCGCCGGGTGAACTCCTCCTGGGCGCGGCCGACCCGCCGGCCGACGTCGTCCTGGAGGCCGCCGACCTGCTTGGCCACGCCCGCGTGCACCTCGTCGATGCGCCGGCCGACGTCCTCGTGCACGCTGTCCACCTGCTTGGACACCTCGCCGTGCACCGACTCGACCTGCTTGGTGACATCGCTGTGGACCAGTTCCACCCGGCGGGAGACGGTGTCCACCTGGGCGGTGAACTCCTCCAGCGCCCCGTCGACCTTCCGGGCGACCTCGGCGTGGATGCCCTCGATCCGCTCCCGCACGTCCTCCTGCACGTCCTCGAACCGGCGGGAGAACTCGTCCATGCGCCGGGCCACGTCGCCGGAGGCCGACCGGGCGACCCTGGACAGGGTCGCCTCGACCTCGTCCCGGTCCGGCCGGGCGCGCAACTCGTCGATCAGGGGGTCCACCGCGTCGGCCAGCCGCTTCTCCAGCGCGTCGAACCGGTGCCCCTGGTCGAGCGCCGGCCGTTCCACCAGCTCGGTCACCATCCGGTGCAGCTCGCCGACCCGCAGCGCGGCCGGGAGACCGGCGACGCGCTCGTCGACGCCCTTGATCCGGCCGTCCAGCCCGGCCAGCTTGCCCGACAACCCCTCCAGCCGGCCGTCGAGACCGTCCAGCCGCCCGTCCAGGCCGTCCAGCCGCCCCCCGACGCCCTCGACCCTGCCGTTCACCGCGTCCAGGCTCTGCTCCACGCGTTCGGCCACCTCGCCGAGGGACCGGTCGACCCGCGTGGTGACGTCGTCGATCGAGTGCTCCAGCCGCTCGGCCCGGTGCCCCAGCTCGGCCAGCGACTTGTCCAGCCGGTTGAACCGGACCGACGCGGCCTCCAGGCTGCCCTGGAGCCGGTCCAGCCGTTTGGACATCTCCTCCATGTGCCGCGACGCCTGGCGGGTGGCGTCGGTGATCTCCTTCGCCGTGTCGGCCACGCCCTGGATGCGCGACAGCCCCTCGTCGACGTTCTCGGACACCGCCCCGACGTCGGCCCACAGCGCCGGCAACTCGGCGACGGGCCTGACCCGCTCGCCCACCGCCTCGATGTGCTCGGCCAGCCCCTCGGCCCACTCCGGCGGCCTGCCGAGCAGCTCCTGGACCTGGCCCCGGACGCCGTCGAGCTGGCCGGTGAGGCCGCCGACCTCCCGCTCCCGCTCCCGCACCTCGCGGAGCAGCCACTCCATGCCCTCCAGCCGCTGGCGGATCTCGTCCAGGACCTGACCCTGTGAGCGCTGTTCATAGACGTGGTCCTGCGCCGCACGGGCGAGCAACTCCCGCATCCGGTCCGAAACCGGCTGACCCCCCGTCTGCAGGAAGTTGTGATTCGTTTCCACCCGATGCTCCTTCGTGTGCCGTCGCGTTCTCAATGGCGCGCGGCAATCAAATCGTGAAGCGCCAACTGTAGTGCGCGCGACCCGCGCGGCTAACGGCGATCAGAGAACGTTAGGAGTTCCGTGGAGCGCGCTTGTTGTGCGGGCGGCGGAACTGAAGGACGTACGTGTTGAAAGGGATATTTCTAAGATGTCAGGAGGAGGGGGTGAACGCGGTAAGTGCGGCGAGGCCGTCAAGGAGAGCGGGAGGCCGCCGGCGCGGCCGGTTCCGCCTTCCCGGAACGCTGGAGAGGTGCCCGCCGGAGAGGCTCGTTCCCGTTGCCGCGGCGGGCCTGCGGCCATGATCGGCACAGGTCGTTCCGAGGGCGTTCCTGCCGCGGGGAACGGCGCCATGGATTCTCGGCCGAATGTTTCGCCGGCCCGCTTTACCGGTCGCCGGACCCGGTGAATACCGGCACGCGCGCACCACCGTAAAAATCTCAGGATTTGCTCGTCCGTGGGATGGCGCCCGGCCGCACTTGGCATTGTCGTCCAAGGGAAGATCTTCGGTCAGCGCGCCGGGTCGATCAGCGCGCCGGGGTGGTCAGCGCGCCGGGGTGGTCAGCAGGGCGACCGGGGCACGCCCCACCCGGGTGAGCACCAGCGTCAGGGCCGCCGCGCCCCCGCCCGCCGCCCGGCCGGACGCGCGCCGCCCGAAGCCCAGGTCGTGCCGCAGCCGCTCGGGATCGACCGCCGAGCCTCGCTTCTTGATCGTGAGCGTCCCGACGCCGCGCCGCCGCAGCTCCCCGCGCAGCCGCTTCACCGAGAACGGCAGCACGTCCTCGATCTCGTACGCGGCGGCGAACGGGGTCGGCTCCAGAGCGTCGGAGGTGATGTAGGCGATCCGTGGGTCGGCGAGCCGCCCGCCGACCCGGGCCGCCACCTCGGCCACCAGGTGGGCCCGGATGACCGCGCCGTCCGGTTCGTACAGGAACCTGCCCCAGTCGCCGACCGGCGGATCGCCCAGCCCCGGCTCCGGCGTGAGCGTCCGGACCTCTCCGGGGCCGGACGGGATCAGCGTGGCGCGGCGCGCGGCGTCGCCGGCCAGCCCGCCCAGCCAGAGCGCGGCCTCCTTGACCTCCCCGCCGACCGAGATCCACTCCGCCTCCAGCGGCCCGCCCGCCGAGGCGGGAACGCCGTGTTCGGGGCCGGGGGCGTCCCAGAGGGCCTCGTACGGGATGCCGGGCGCCACCTTGACGCAGGCCGCCGGAACGCTTCGGGCCATCGCCAGGACCGTGTCCAGCGGCGGCTCGTACGAACGGGGGTCGAAGACGCGGCCCCGGGCGGTGCGCCGCCCGGGATCGGCGAAGAGCGCCGCGTACCCGCGGGGGTCCTCCCCGGTCGCGTCGCCCACCCGTACGGACGCCAGGTCCTCCAGCCCGAACGCGGCCACGTTGGCGCGGGCCACCTCCGCCGTCAGCGGGTCGAGCTCCACGCCCTCGCCCTGGCAGCCCGCCCGCGCCCGCGCGATCAGGTCGGCGCCGATCCCGCAGCCGAGTTCGAGCACCCGGTGAACGTCGAGGGAAGGACCGGCGCCGTTCCCGGACGCGCCGAGGTACGCGGCGAAGCGGCGGGCGCGGTGGGCGGCGACGCTCGCCCGGGTGGACTGCTCCAGGCCCGCCTGGGTGAAGTACATGGCGGCGGCGTCCGTCCCGAACTTGGCGCGGGCCCGCGCGCGCAGCCGTATCTGGGTGAGCGCGGCCGACACCAGCTCGGCGGGGTACTCCTCGCGCAGCCGCGAGGCCGTGGCCAGCAGGGCGTTCTCGGTCACGTCCGAGCGGGCGGCGGCCTCCAGGGCCTGCTGCCCGGCGGGGGTGCGGAGGTCGCGGAACGCCTGGATGTCCATAGGCTGGACGTTAGCGCCGGTGGCGCGGGGTGCGGACGGACCGGGGAACCGGGCGGGCGGCTCGGCCTGTTCGTGTTGACGGGCCACCGGGCACGGAATAGTCTCCATGACTGGCACTCTCAACCTGAGAGTGCCAACCACAGCGACAAGGTCGGTCTGGCACCCGCGACGACAGGCCGGTCCAGGGTCGCCTCTTCTGTCACAAGTGCCGGTCGGCCAGCCTTGGCCGGCCGAGGACCAATCGAAGGGGAGGTCAGATCGTGACGACCGCCACCAAGGTTGTTCTCAAGCCGCTGGAGGACCGCATCGTCGTCCAGCCGCTCGAGGCCGAGACCACCACCGCGTCGGGCCTGGTCATTCCCGACACGGCCAAGGAGAAGCCCCAGGAGGGCACCGTCCTGGCCGTGGGCCCGGGTCGCATCGACGACAAGGGCGAGCGTGTGCCGCTCGACGTGAGCGTCGGCGACGTTGTGCTCTACAGCAAGTACGGCGGCACCGAGGTCAAGTACAACAACGAGGAGTACCTGGTCCTCTCCGCCCGCGACGTTCTCGCGGTCATCGAGAAGTAATCACCCGAGACGTGATGCACCGCCCCGGTCCGGCCCGTTAGAGGGGGCGGCCGGGGCGGTCGCGTGACAGCTCGCCGTACACGAAAGTGGAGTATCCCGCATGGCGAAGATCCTGGAGTTCGATGAGGACGCTCGCCGGGCTCTTGAGCGCGGCGTCAACGCCCTCGCCGACGCCGTCAAGGTGACGATCGGCCCGCGCGGCCGCAACGTCGTCATCGACAAGAAGTTCGGCGCGCCGACGATCACCAACGACGGCGTGACCATCGCCCGCGAGGTGGAGCTGGAGGACCCCTACGAGAACCTGGGGGCCCAGCTCGCCAAGGAAGTGGCGACCAAGACCAACGACATCGCCGGTGACGGCACCACCACCGCCACCGTGCTGGCCCAGGCGCTGGTCCGCGAGGGCCTGCGCAACGTCGCCGCCGGCGCGTCCCCGCTGGCGCTCAAGCGCGGCATCGACGCCGCCGCCCGGCACATCTCCGACCAGCTCCTCAAGACGGCCCGCGAGGTCGACGAGAAGGGCGAGATCGCGCACGTCGCGACGATCTCCGCGCAGGACGCCCAGATCGGCGACCTGATCGCCGAGGCGTTCGACAAGGTCGGCAAGGACGGTGTGATCACCGTCGAGGAGGCGCACACCTTCGGCCTGGAGCTGGAGTTCACCGAGGGCCTCCAGTTCGACAAGGGCTACCTGTCGCCGCACATGGTCACCGACCCCGAGCGCATGGAGGCCGTCCTGGAGGACGCCTACGTGCTGATCGTGGACGGCAAGATCTCCAACGTGCAGGAGTTCCTGCCGCTGGCCGAGAAGGTCGCCCAGACCAAGAAGCCGCTGCTCGTGGTGGCCGAGGACGTCGAGGGCGAGGCGCTGGCGCTGCTGGTCGCCAACAAGATCCGCGGCACCTTCCTGTCGGTCGCGGTCAAGGCCCCCGGCTTCGGCGACCGCCGCAAGGCGATGCTGGGCGACATGGCCACCCTGACCGGCGGCCAGGTCGTCAGCGAGGCCATCGGCCTGAAGCTGGACTCGATCGGGCTGGACGACCTGGGCCGGGCCCGCCGGATCACGGTCACCAAGGACGCCACCACGATCGTGGACGGCTCCGGCGCGCAGGAGGAGATCGACGCCCGGGTCAACCAGATCAAGGTGGAGATCGAGAACAGCGACTCCGACTGGGACCGGGAGAAGCTGCAGGAGCGGCTGGCCAAGCTGGCCGGCGGCGTCTGCGTGCTCCGGGTCGGCGCGGCCACCGAGGTCGAGCTGAAGGAGAAGAAGCACCGCCTGGAGGACGCCATCTCGGCGACCCGCGCGGCGATCGAGGAGGGCATCGTCTCCGGCGGCGGCAGCGCC
This region includes:
- the tsaD gene encoding tRNA (adenosine(37)-N6)-threonylcarbamoyltransferase complex transferase subunit TsaD produces the protein MIRDSEPLVLGIETSCDETGVGIVRGSTLLADAIASSVEEHARFGGVVPEVASRAHLEAMTPTVERALADAGVTFRDVDAFAVTAGPGLPGALMVGVAAAKAYALSLGKPLYGVNHLAAHVAVDQLEHGPLPKPCVAMLVSGGHSSLLLVPDIATEVRSLGATVDDAAGEAFDKVARVLDLGFPGGPVIDRMAREGDPAAIGFPRGKYDDGTYDFSFSGLKTAVARWVEARERAGEPVPVADVAASFQEAVVDVLTHKALKVCRDNGVKDLLIGGGVAANSRLRAMAQERCDAAGVRLRVPRPKLCTDNGAMVAALGSELVSAGLAPSELDLPADSSLPIGSITL
- a CDS encoding aminoglycoside phosphotransferase family protein — protein: MDAVTHASAPCRPAGSPPTRATLRWVEECLGRGAEVRMIRPLPGGCAHANHALLVESRSGSPHRLVLRRWVPGRGGPSGGTGGRLARSADPEFSPEREIAALTLLTGCEVPTPTLVAADPAGAYCDAPALLISRLVGHPPRPAPDDLPEYLIQLAAALLSVHARGGASTMPPYVPYNRLDRPAAPRGAQRPSLWERAFTAAAGPAPDAPYRFIHRDYQPDNTLWSYGRLTGIVDWSETSYGPAAVDIAHMRLALALRYGPPAAERFLTKFDQVSGGYPHHPYWDVRCLLDLLPEDDGRILDEAKIPLVEDYLAALLAELGPSTPGA
- the groES gene encoding co-chaperone GroES → MVTTATKVVLKPLEDRIVVQPLEAETTTASGLVIPDTAKEKPQEGTVLAVGPGRIDDKGERVPLDVSVGDVVLYSKYGGTEVKYNNEEYLVLSARDVLAVIEK
- the groL gene encoding chaperonin GroEL (60 kDa chaperone family; promotes refolding of misfolded polypeptides especially under stressful conditions; forms two stacked rings of heptamers to form a barrel-shaped 14mer; ends can be capped by GroES; misfolded proteins enter the barrel where they are refolded when GroES binds) yields the protein MAKILEFDEDARRALERGVNALADAVKVTIGPRGRNVVIDKKFGAPTITNDGVTIAREVELEDPYENLGAQLAKEVATKTNDIAGDGTTTATVLAQALVREGLRNVAAGASPLALKRGIDAAARHISDQLLKTAREVDEKGEIAHVATISAQDAQIGDLIAEAFDKVGKDGVITVEEAHTFGLELEFTEGLQFDKGYLSPHMVTDPERMEAVLEDAYVLIVDGKISNVQEFLPLAEKVAQTKKPLLVVAEDVEGEALALLVANKIRGTFLSVAVKAPGFGDRRKAMLGDMATLTGGQVVSEAIGLKLDSIGLDDLGRARRITVTKDATTIVDGSGAQEEIDARVNQIKVEIENSDSDWDREKLQERLAKLAGGVCVLRVGAATEVELKEKKHRLEDAISATRAAIEEGIVSGGGSALVHVGKEGFDALGLSGDEATGAEAVRRSLVEPLRWISENAGQEGYVVVSKVQELPAGHGYNAATGEYGDLIAQGVIDPVKVTRSAVTNAASIAGMLLSTEVLVVEKPEEADEAAAGGGHGHGHGHGH
- a CDS encoding THUMP-like domain-containing protein — translated: MDIQAFRDLRTPAGQQALEAAARSDVTENALLATASRLREEYPAELVSAALTQIRLRARARAKFGTDAAAMYFTQAGLEQSTRASVAAHRARRFAAYLGASGNGAGPSLDVHRVLELGCGIGADLIARARAGCQGEGVELDPLTAEVARANVAAFGLEDLASVRVGDATGEDPRGYAALFADPGRRTARGRVFDPRSYEPPLDTVLAMARSVPAACVKVAPGIPYEALWDAPGPEHGVPASAGGPLEAEWISVGGEVKEAALWLGGLAGDAARRATLIPSGPGEVRTLTPEPGLGDPPVGDWGRFLYEPDGAVIRAHLVAEVAARVGGRLADPRIAYITSDALEPTPFAAAYEIEDVLPFSVKRLRGELRRRGVGTLTIKKRGSAVDPERLRHDLGFGRRASGRAAGGGAAALTLVLTRVGRAPVALLTTPAR
- the rimI gene encoding ribosomal protein S18-alanine N-acetyltransferase; translated protein: MTRPPGGAGPDAGPDAVALRPMTAADLPAVLELERILFPEDAWSEAMLREELEHQPATRHYVVAEVAPEAGGGLAGYAGLAASGGQGDVQTIGVLPARQGTGLGAALLTALLDEAARRACDEVFLEVRAGNDRAQRLYERFGFERIGVRKRYYQPSGADAIVMRRQLHAARPRPNHPIGFSREDQSQ